A genomic region of Prevotella scopos JCM 17725 contains the following coding sequences:
- a CDS encoding ABC transporter ATP-binding protein, which yields MNQNLFDAIKRYAGEKSSFIPIAMFLSGLSAVCSMFPYLYIYYIIDEVISHIHEGEYPSVISQYAYSALAFACGGIFFYFLSLTFSHLGAFRIEREMRYQAMKRILSFPLVFFNQNTTGKIRKIIDDNVSITHSFVAHQLPDLVAAITMPIVFIVALFVFDWRFGVVTLCLLLLSAFFIKRMMGGEKSNSMRQYMNALEDMNTEAVEYIRGIPVVKTFQQSVFSFKGFHDAILRYRDWAYKYALSCCNPMRGFILSIQGMSIAFVFLFVLLLKLGYSSAALINPFIFYVIFTPLCVVIMNKIMHLGEAASLAREAIDRIGNLLSHPTLQEVATDKEYIPTDFSVTFENVSFSYTDDQSQEKKKQAVNNVSFTIPQGKMVALVGASGGGKSTIAKLIPRFADVNSGCIKIGGIDIRNISSKNLMSYITFVFQSSKLFKMSLLDNIRYAKPNATIEEVNKALAIAQCKDIIEKMPDGLNTIIGTKGVYLSGGEQQRISLARAILKDAPIIILDEATAFSDPENEHLFQQAFSAITQDKTVLTIAHRLSTIKDADSIIVVKDSEIKETGTHSDLVAQNGVYASMWAEYQKSISWKI from the coding sequence ATGAATCAAAATTTATTTGACGCTATAAAGCGTTATGCAGGAGAAAAGTCATCATTCATTCCCATTGCAATGTTTCTTTCGGGATTGAGTGCCGTGTGTAGCATGTTCCCTTATCTATATATATATTACATTATAGACGAGGTAATTTCTCACATACACGAAGGGGAATATCCTTCCGTAATCAGTCAATATGCATATTCTGCCTTAGCTTTCGCCTGCGGTGGAATCTTTTTCTATTTTCTATCTCTTACCTTTTCCCATTTGGGTGCTTTTCGAATAGAACGGGAAATGAGATATCAGGCTATGAAGAGAATTCTTTCATTTCCTCTTGTTTTCTTCAATCAGAACACAACAGGGAAAATACGCAAAATCATTGATGACAACGTGAGTATCACACATAGTTTTGTGGCACATCAGTTACCGGATTTAGTTGCAGCAATAACAATGCCTATTGTTTTTATTGTCGCTTTATTTGTTTTCGATTGGAGATTCGGAGTTGTAACTCTTTGCTTATTGCTTTTGAGTGCCTTTTTCATCAAACGTATGATGGGAGGAGAAAAAAGCAATAGTATGAGACAATATATGAATGCTCTTGAAGACATGAATACGGAAGCGGTAGAATATATCAGAGGAATACCTGTGGTAAAAACATTCCAGCAATCTGTTTTCTCATTCAAAGGATTTCACGATGCCATTTTGAGATATAGGGATTGGGCATATAAATATGCATTGAGTTGCTGTAATCCTATGCGAGGGTTCATTCTATCAATACAAGGTATGTCCATAGCTTTTGTTTTCCTGTTTGTCCTATTGCTAAAACTAGGATATTCAAGTGCAGCCCTAATCAATCCCTTTATTTTCTATGTGATATTCACTCCCCTATGTGTCGTTATAATGAATAAGATAATGCATTTAGGAGAAGCTGCCAGTCTTGCAAGAGAAGCAATAGACAGAATTGGCAATCTTTTGTCTCATCCTACACTACAAGAAGTTGCGACAGATAAAGAGTATATTCCTACGGACTTTTCCGTAACCTTTGAAAATGTGAGTTTCTCATATACGGATGATCAATCTCAAGAAAAAAAGAAACAAGCTGTAAACAATGTCAGCTTTACCATTCCGCAAGGAAAAATGGTAGCATTGGTAGGAGCTTCGGGCGGAGGAAAATCAACCATAGCCAAACTTATACCTCGCTTTGCTGATGTCAATTCAGGCTGTATTAAAATTGGCGGTATTGACATTCGGAATATTTCGAGCAAAAACCTGATGTCCTACATTACTTTCGTTTTTCAAAGTTCGAAGTTATTCAAGATGAGTTTATTGGATAACATAAGATATGCTAAGCCCAATGCGACAATAGAGGAAGTCAATAAAGCTTTAGCTATAGCCCAGTGTAAGGACATCATAGAAAAAATGCCCGATGGGTTGAATACTATTATTGGGACAAAGGGAGTTTACTTGTCCGGTGGAGAACAACAGCGAATCTCTCTCGCAAGGGCTATACTGAAAGATGCACCTATCATCATTCTTGATGAAGCAACGGCATTTTCCGATCCTGAAAATGAGCATCTATTCCAGCAGGCGTTTTCCGCAATAACACAAGATAAAACAGTACTTACAATTGCTCATAGGCTATCCACTATCAAAGACGCAGATAGCATCATTGTAGTCAAAGACTCTGAGATAAAAGAGACGGGTACGCACTCGGATTTGGTAGCACAAAATGGTGTGTATGCAAGTATGTGGGCAGAATATCAAAAATCAATTAGTTGGAAAATATAA
- a CDS encoding TetR/AcrR family transcriptional regulator produces MSKDNQTRERLLLLAKKEFLRRGFQKVSMRDISAITGMALGNIYYYYKTKDELFHDVLYPVVEQIQQLIDSHNTASKLNKCFFEEEHHNDAILWHFSPLVSQNSDELYLLFFGARGSSFENYSEVLIQKFTAMGIEYIRRMKEIYPEINSSIDPFFMHVYAAIQVSVIKEFILHRKIPKEKLQTFSETYSSYTKAGWKYLMRV; encoded by the coding sequence ATGAGTAAAGACAATCAAACGAGAGAGAGATTACTTCTCTTGGCAAAGAAAGAATTTCTTAGAAGAGGCTTCCAAAAAGTTTCTATGAGGGACATTTCTGCTATTACGGGAATGGCTTTAGGGAATATATACTATTACTACAAGACTAAAGATGAGCTATTCCATGATGTCTTATATCCTGTAGTAGAACAAATTCAACAACTAATAGATAGTCACAATACAGCATCAAAGCTAAACAAGTGTTTTTTTGAGGAAGAACATCATAATGATGCTATTTTATGGCACTTTTCACCCTTAGTTTCTCAAAATAGCGATGAGTTATATCTTTTGTTTTTTGGAGCAAGAGGTTCTTCTTTCGAGAATTATTCAGAGGTGTTAATTCAAAAATTCACAGCTATGGGGATAGAGTATATTCGTAGAATGAAAGAGATTTATCCTGAGATAAATTCAAGTATAGATCCATTTTTTATGCATGTGTATGCGGCTATACAGGTTTCAGTCATAAAGGAATTTATTCTTCATCGAAAAATTCCCAAAGAGAAGCTACAAACATTTTCGGAAACCTATTCGAGTTATACGAAAGCCGGATGGAAGTATTTAATGAGAGTCTGA
- a CDS encoding DUF4099 domain-containing protein, producing the protein MESNSNDNYVLVLEDRTEVKNEQEAGKLSVVSSVDEKGNLKTTEAIAANQAAFLKFNNKDGLLKNFMTNFLKQFNNPTHFGLYKVVADNVEQGVDNLRTMLQNREKLESKQQLAEIGVSFDDYLPQKKNTTAIDPEKVDWKMLDNLGLSRERLEQSGELEKMLNWQKSNLLTIAVPIGDTTIYTEARLAFRTDDNGNVGLAIHPLRKEPQLDFPYMGYKFSPEEKETLLTTGNLGKTIEVTPKNAEPFSAYVSIDPQTNEIIALRADRVNIPKEIKGVTLSDAQYKDLVEGKAVKVEGMTAKSGKSFNATLQVNAERKGIEFIFGDNKSLRERQEHKQTQQQGVPHKLCGLELSDKQREALDSGRTLYLKNMVDKQGQPFNAYVRMDKDQNRPRFYKWNPDKKQETSKEKVVAVAEEHKTQVAVNNHGKTNEATKNVKEPLKTGQTQPTAEQKQKQDENKQKKSRGRRM; encoded by the coding sequence ATGGAATCAAACAGCAATGACAATTACGTGCTGGTCCTGGAAGACCGCACGGAGGTAAAGAATGAACAGGAAGCGGGTAAATTGTCCGTCGTATCCAGTGTTGACGAAAAGGGAAACCTTAAAACCACTGAGGCAATTGCTGCCAATCAGGCGGCATTCTTAAAGTTCAACAACAAGGACGGACTTCTGAAGAACTTCATGACCAACTTCCTCAAACAGTTCAACAACCCGACTCATTTCGGATTGTACAAGGTCGTGGCAGACAATGTGGAACAGGGCGTGGACAACCTGCGTACCATGCTGCAAAACCGCGAGAAGCTCGAAAGCAAGCAGCAGCTGGCAGAGATTGGGGTGTCCTTTGATGATTATCTGCCGCAAAAGAAGAATACCACTGCCATCGACCCCGAGAAAGTGGACTGGAAGATGCTCGACAACCTTGGACTGTCCCGTGAGAGATTGGAGCAGAGTGGAGAATTGGAAAAGATGCTCAATTGGCAGAAGAGCAATCTCTTGACGATAGCCGTACCTATTGGAGACACTACCATCTACACCGAAGCTCGCCTTGCTTTCCGCACGGACGATAACGGCAATGTCGGTTTGGCAATTCATCCTTTGAGAAAAGAACCACAGCTTGACTTTCCCTATATGGGCTACAAGTTCTCTCCCGAAGAAAAGGAGACACTTCTCACTACGGGCAATCTCGGTAAAACCATCGAAGTGACTCCCAAGAACGCTGAGCCTTTCTCTGCCTACGTCTCTATCGACCCGCAGACCAATGAAATCATAGCCCTGCGTGCCGACCGTGTAAATATCCCCAAGGAAATCAAGGGCGTGACTCTTTCTGACGCTCAGTATAAAGACCTTGTGGAAGGTAAAGCCGTGAAGGTTGAAGGCATGACTGCCAAGAGCGGCAAGTCTTTTAATGCCACGCTTCAGGTCAATGCCGAGCGAAAGGGCATTGAGTTCATCTTTGGTGACAACAAGAGTTTAAGAGAACGACAGGAACACAAACAGACACAGCAGCAAGGTGTACCCCATAAGCTCTGCGGCTTAGAGTTATCAGATAAACAGCGTGAAGCATTGGATAGCGGTCGCACACTATATCTAAAGAATATGGTGGATAAACAAGGGCAACCTTTCAACGCATACGTTCGCATGGACAAGGATCAGAACCGCCCACGCTTTTACAAGTGGAATCCTGACAAGAAGCAGGAAACCAGCAAAGAAAAGGTGGTTGCCGTAGCCGAAGAACACAAAACACAGGTAGCCGTGAACAATCACGGCAAGACCAACGAAGCCACGAAGAACGTGAAGGAGCCGTTGAAGACCGGTCAGACACAGCCTACTGCCGAGCAGAAGCAAAAGCAGGACGAGAACAAGCAGAAAAAGTCTCGTGGACGTAGAATGTAA
- the topB gene encoding type IA DNA topoisomerase, producing MTTCIIAEKPSVARDIAHIVGATSKQDGYMEGSGYLVTWAMGHLIALAMPEAYGFSAYKAEDLPIRPNPFQLVVRQVRKDKEYISDLAALKQLKVIRSCFDKADRIIVATDAGREGELIFRYIYQYLDCRKPFDRLWISSLTDKAIREGLSNLKPGSHYDNLYHSAKARSEADWLVGINASRALSIARKGGYSLGRVQTPTLAMVCHRYIESRDFSSVPYWKLSVLTEKEGLSIKAVSCKDYENEALAQTALATLRSQSQLTVESVVRKVAGTPPPLLYDLTALQKDANRRHGFSADKTLSIAQSLYEKKITTYPRTGSRYISEDVFEEVPALLRKIRETLLTPLNRHSVDNTKVTDHHAIIPTGETPSGLSTDETTVYQMVVNRFVESFSSNSEEERMQVRFTDGTNTFTWKAYRQISLGWKAVQKGKEVEAEKKEDSDEQILSSLPDLTEGEVLALVSAEITEHKTKPKPLYTEATLLSAMENAGKEVKEDDKRKAMAECGIGTPATRANIIETLILRDYICRDKKAIIPTEKGLAVYEIVKDKKIANAEMTGAWELALAAIEAGKMPANKFSQGINSYVGTICEELLTLTPEQKSYPVYRCPKCGQQSVGIYAKVAKCRHETCGFHVFREVCGIHLSEDNIRDLISSGRTPIFKGLTSKAGKKFNARLVLGEDYTTSFEFENKKGKQRRR from the coding sequence ATGACAACTTGTATTATTGCCGAGAAGCCCTCGGTAGCCAGAGATATTGCCCACATTGTAGGAGCAACGAGCAAGCAAGACGGATATATGGAAGGCAGCGGCTACCTCGTCACTTGGGCAATGGGACATCTCATAGCCCTTGCCATGCCCGAAGCCTACGGTTTTTCTGCCTATAAAGCTGAAGACCTGCCCATTCGTCCCAATCCTTTTCAGTTAGTGGTACGACAAGTACGTAAGGACAAGGAGTATATATCAGACCTTGCAGCACTCAAACAACTTAAAGTCATCCGTTCCTGCTTCGACAAGGCAGATCGTATCATCGTCGCTACTGATGCAGGTCGGGAGGGTGAACTCATCTTTCGCTATATCTATCAATATCTTGATTGCAGAAAACCTTTTGACCGCCTTTGGATAAGTTCTCTCACGGACAAAGCTATCCGTGAGGGACTTTCCAATCTCAAACCAGGAAGCCATTACGACAACCTCTATCATTCTGCCAAGGCAAGAAGTGAAGCCGACTGGCTGGTGGGTATTAATGCCAGCCGTGCGCTGTCCATTGCCCGCAAAGGCGGCTATTCTTTGGGACGGGTACAGACCCCAACACTTGCTATGGTCTGCCATCGGTACATAGAGAGCCGTGACTTTTCTTCCGTACCCTATTGGAAATTATCCGTCCTTACAGAAAAAGAGGGCTTGTCGATAAAAGCCGTTAGCTGTAAAGACTATGAGAATGAAGCATTGGCACAGACTGCTCTCGCTACGCTTCGCAGTCAGAGCCAGCTTACAGTGGAATCGGTCGTAAGAAAGGTGGCTGGTACACCGCCACCACTCTTGTACGACCTTACTGCCTTGCAGAAGGATGCCAACAGACGCCATGGCTTTTCTGCAGACAAGACCCTCTCGATAGCCCAAAGCCTCTATGAGAAGAAAATCACGACCTATCCCCGCACTGGCAGCCGATACATCAGCGAGGATGTCTTCGAGGAAGTCCCCGCCCTGCTGCGCAAGATAAGAGAAACACTTCTGACTCCGCTTAACCGCCATTCTGTGGACAATACCAAAGTTACCGACCACCACGCCATTATTCCAACAGGTGAAACACCATCAGGATTGTCGACAGATGAAACAACTGTCTATCAAATGGTGGTCAATCGCTTTGTCGAATCCTTTTCCTCCAATTCAGAGGAAGAGCGTATGCAGGTGCGGTTTACTGACGGTACCAACACCTTTACTTGGAAAGCATACCGACAAATCTCTTTAGGTTGGAAAGCTGTACAGAAAGGTAAAGAAGTAGAAGCTGAAAAGAAAGAGGATAGCGATGAACAGATTTTGTCTTCATTGCCTGATTTGACGGAGGGAGAGGTTTTGGCACTTGTTTCTGCTGAAATAACCGAGCATAAGACTAAACCTAAACCCCTCTACACAGAAGCGACACTGCTTTCTGCTATGGAGAATGCTGGCAAGGAAGTGAAGGAAGACGATAAGCGCAAGGCAATGGCAGAGTGCGGTATTGGCACACCTGCCACAAGAGCCAACATCATCGAAACGCTTATCCTCCGTGATTATATCTGCAGGGACAAGAAAGCCATCATACCTACCGAGAAAGGCCTGGCAGTCTATGAGATTGTCAAAGATAAAAAGATTGCCAACGCGGAGATGACAGGTGCATGGGAACTGGCACTTGCCGCCATCGAGGCGGGGAAAATGCCTGCGAATAAGTTTTCACAGGGTATCAACTCATACGTGGGAACAATCTGCGAGGAACTCCTAACACTTACTCCCGAACAGAAGTCCTATCCTGTCTACCGCTGCCCAAAATGCGGACAGCAGAGTGTCGGCATCTATGCCAAGGTAGCCAAGTGCAGGCATGAAACCTGTGGTTTTCACGTGTTTCGTGAAGTCTGCGGCATACATCTTTCTGAAGATAATATCCGTGACTTGATAAGCTCCGGTCGTACGCCTATCTTTAAAGGGCTGACCAGCAAGGCAGGCAAGAAGTTCAATGCCCGACTGGTTCTGGGTGAAGACTACACCACTTCCTTTGAATTTGAGAACAAAAAAGGAAAACAAAGAAGGAGATAA